From one Cupriavidus sp. P-10 genomic stretch:
- a CDS encoding TauD/TfdA dioxygenase family protein gives MQATTLSPEAFRAQDPASWPFTVRRCTPTIGAEVEGIDFREALDDATYLALRAALLTHKVLFFRKQAITPAQHVAVARRFGELEVHPMLGNHPEHPELVVFGRDGNQRGRENLYHSDVSWREVPSMGSMLRCVSCPEVGGDTIWINMAAAYEKLPEDVKARIANLKAVHDAMPTFGAAMSEERYEEMRAKYPPMVHPVVRTHPETGEKILFVNEGFTTHFANFVKEQPYRIGSDFRPAELDLLQYLYRQAAAPEYQVRLRWQPDTIALWDNRSTQHYAVQDYFPAVRHMNRATIIGDRPV, from the coding sequence ATGCAAGCCACCACCCTGAGCCCGGAGGCGTTCCGCGCGCAAGACCCGGCCTCCTGGCCGTTCACCGTGCGCCGTTGCACGCCCACCATCGGCGCCGAAGTCGAAGGCATCGATTTCCGCGAAGCCCTGGATGACGCCACCTACCTGGCGCTGCGCGCCGCGCTGCTCACGCACAAGGTGCTGTTCTTCCGCAAGCAGGCAATCACACCGGCCCAGCATGTGGCCGTGGCGCGCCGCTTCGGTGAGCTCGAAGTGCATCCCATGCTCGGCAACCATCCCGAACATCCGGAACTGGTTGTATTCGGCCGCGACGGCAACCAGCGCGGACGCGAGAATCTCTACCACTCCGACGTCAGCTGGCGCGAGGTGCCGTCGATGGGTTCGATGCTGCGCTGTGTGTCGTGCCCCGAGGTCGGCGGCGACACCATCTGGATCAACATGGCCGCCGCCTATGAAAAGCTGCCCGAGGACGTGAAGGCGCGCATTGCCAACCTGAAGGCGGTGCATGACGCGATGCCTACCTTCGGCGCCGCGATGTCCGAGGAAAGGTATGAGGAGATGCGCGCCAAGTACCCGCCGATGGTGCATCCGGTGGTGCGCACCCATCCGGAAACCGGCGAAAAGATCCTCTTCGTCAACGAGGGTTTCACCACGCATTTCGCCAACTTCGTCAAGGAGCAGCCTTACCGCATCGGCTCGGACTTTCGTCCGGCCGAGCTGGACCTGCTGCAATACCTGTACCGCCAGGCGGCGGCGCCTGAATACCAGGTGCGTCTGCGCTGGCAGCCGGACACCATCGCCCTGTGGGACAACCGCTCCACGCAGCACTACGCGGTGCAGGACTACTTCCCCGCCGTGCGCCACATGAACCGCGCCACCATCATCGGCGACCGCCCGGTATGA
- a CDS encoding aldehyde dehydrogenase family protein, translating to MKLVDKFYINGQWVQPAPGVTQADLIDPATESLAGKVAMGTAADVDQAVAAARAAFPAWSASTREERIALLERIMAAYQARLGDLAQAVRQEIGAPITVATNLQAAIGLAQLQATVQALREFEFESERGKSYILREAIGVAALITPWNWPLNQIAAKVAPALAAGCTVVLKPSEIAPLDAQIFAEIMDAAGTPPGVFNMVFGEGRVVGTALSAHRDVDMVSITGSTRAGVEVAVSAAPTVKRVTQELGGKSPLVILDDADLQAAVTSGVAHVMLNSGQTCIAPTRMLVPRAQYEQAVQIAAAVANAVTVGDPADAQTRMGPISNRAQYEKVQRLIGIGIEEGARVAAGGPGRPDGLAQGFYARPTIFADVRNDMTIAREEIFGPVLCMLPYDTEEEAVAIANDTEFGLAAYIASSNPERTRKLAARLRAGSVRINGATMDISVPFGGYKTSGNGREFGPEGIAEYLETKTVTA from the coding sequence ATGAAACTCGTCGACAAGTTCTATATCAATGGCCAGTGGGTGCAACCCGCGCCAGGCGTGACCCAGGCCGACCTGATTGATCCGGCCACCGAGTCGCTGGCGGGCAAGGTTGCCATGGGCACCGCCGCCGACGTGGACCAGGCGGTCGCCGCTGCACGCGCCGCCTTCCCCGCGTGGTCCGCCTCCACCCGCGAGGAACGCATCGCCCTGCTCGAGCGCATCATGGCCGCCTACCAGGCGCGCCTGGGCGACCTGGCGCAGGCGGTGCGGCAGGAGATCGGCGCGCCGATCACCGTCGCCACCAACCTGCAGGCCGCCATCGGCCTGGCCCAACTGCAGGCCACGGTGCAGGCGCTGCGTGAATTCGAGTTCGAAAGCGAGCGCGGCAAGAGCTACATCCTGCGCGAGGCCATCGGTGTGGCTGCGCTGATCACGCCCTGGAACTGGCCGCTGAACCAGATCGCCGCCAAGGTGGCGCCGGCGCTGGCGGCGGGTTGCACGGTGGTGCTCAAGCCGTCGGAAATCGCGCCACTCGACGCGCAGATCTTCGCCGAGATCATGGATGCCGCCGGCACCCCGCCGGGCGTGTTCAACATGGTCTTTGGCGAGGGCCGCGTGGTCGGCACGGCGCTGTCGGCGCACCGCGATGTCGACATGGTCTCGATCACCGGCTCGACCCGCGCGGGCGTCGAGGTGGCGGTCAGCGCCGCGCCCACGGTCAAGCGCGTGACGCAGGAACTCGGCGGCAAGTCGCCGCTGGTGATCCTGGACGACGCCGACCTGCAGGCCGCCGTGACCAGCGGCGTTGCGCACGTGATGCTGAATTCCGGGCAGACCTGCATCGCGCCGACGCGCATGCTGGTGCCGCGCGCACAGTATGAACAGGCGGTGCAGATCGCCGCCGCGGTGGCCAACGCGGTCACGGTCGGCGATCCCGCCGATGCGCAGACCAGGATGGGGCCGATCTCGAACCGCGCGCAGTACGAGAAGGTGCAGCGGCTGATCGGCATCGGCATCGAGGAAGGGGCGCGCGTGGCCGCCGGCGGTCCGGGCCGTCCCGACGGGCTCGCGCAAGGCTTCTATGCCCGCCCGACCATCTTTGCCGACGTGCGCAACGACATGACCATCGCGCGCGAGGAGATCTTCGGACCGGTGCTGTGCATGCTCCCTTACGACACGGAAGAAGAAGCCGTGGCCATCGCCAACGATACGGAGTTCGGCCTGGCGGCGTACATCGCGTCGTCCAACCCCGAGCGTACCCGCAAGCTGGCCGCGCGCCTGCGCGCCGGCAGCGTGCGCATCAACGGCGCGACGATGGACATCTCGGTGCCGTTCGGCGGCTACAAGACCTCGGGCAACGGCCGCGAGTTCGGTCCGGAAGGCATTGCCGAGTATCTCGAAACCAAGACCGTCACCGCCTGA